A portion of the Channa argus isolate prfri chromosome 19, Channa argus male v1.0, whole genome shotgun sequence genome contains these proteins:
- the LOC137105032 gene encoding B-type lectin plumieribetin-like, which yields MSRNSLFRCQELRKGDYLVSNNGNFKAIFQDDGNFVIYTWKPVWASDTYKSDAIRLCMQDDCNLVMYNKDGTPRWHTNTQRPSCTSCSLYLTNEGVLVLTKDGEEIWNSNQNRGMK from the exons ATGAGCAGGAACTCCTTGTTCAGATGTCAAGAGCTCCGCAAGGGAGACTACCTGGTGTCCAACAACGGGAACTTCAAGGCTATCTTCCAG GATGATGGGAACTTTGTCATCTACACCTGGAAGCCTGTCTGGGCTTCAGATACTTATAAATCAGATGCCATCCGCCTCTGCATGCAGGATGACTGCAACCTGGTCATGTACAACAAGGATGGCACTCCCAGGTGGCACACAAACACCCAGAGACCCAGCTGTACCTCCTGTAGTCTTTATCTGACAAATGAGGGGGTTCTGGTGCTGACCAAGGATGGTGAAGAAATCTGGAACTCTAATCAGAACAGAGGCATGAAGTGA